From Paenibacillus sp. GP183, one genomic window encodes:
- a CDS encoding GyrI-like domain-containing protein: protein MNIKVVTLPKYRIAYVRQVGPYGPGNIQAMEKLKKWAEDKHLIAESAIMLGIAQDNPETTLPENCRYDACIVISNDYQIDNSICESELSGGKYFICKVKHTAEDIQKAWAEIFPALQNSGYQIDNKPIFERYNGDMIYNDYCEICVPVKPF, encoded by the coding sequence ATGAATATTAAAGTCGTAACTCTTCCAAAATATCGCATCGCATATGTGCGACAAGTTGGACCATATGGTCCTGGAAACATTCAAGCAATGGAAAAGCTAAAAAAATGGGCTGAGGATAAACATCTAATTGCTGAATCGGCAATAATGCTCGGAATTGCGCAAGATAACCCGGAAACGACACTTCCTGAAAACTGTCGATATGATGCTTGTATTGTCATTTCAAACGATTATCAAATTGATAATTCAATTTGCGAAAGTGAACTTTCTGGTGGAAAATATTTTATTTGCAAAGTCAAGCATACAGCGGAAGATATTCAAAAAGCATGGGCTGAAATTTTTCCAGCTTTACAAAACAGTGGATATCAAATTGACAACAAACCGATTTTTGAAAGATACAATGGTGATATGATTTACAATGATTATTGCGAAATATGTGTACCTGTAAAACCGTTTTAG
- a CDS encoding RNA-guided endonuclease TnpB family protein, with protein MLVAYKYRIYPTKEQKQKIQFTLERCRLLYNRLLEERILAYKQEGKTPNYYDQANTFNERKQHIPALKQVHSQVLQDVAKRLDKAYQAFFRRVKQAETPGFPRFKPQSRYDSFTYPQGGYTIHGNKIKLSKIGEVKIKRHRELQGKMKTCSILVKNGKYYACFSCEIEAKPLPITNMKVGIDLGLKHLAIPSEGEPIESPKYLRLSEQRLKHLQRAVSKKKKGSKRRSKAVHQLAKLHEHVANQRKDHAHKVSRKLVNQYQLIAFEDLNVLGLVKNHHLAKSIVDAGWQQLVQFVMYKAESAGRQVVQVNPYNTSQQCSNCGEIVKKTLSERTHQCSCGYVADRDVNAAINILNLALKNVS; from the coding sequence TTGCTTGTTGCCTACAAATACCGAATATACCCAACAAAAGAGCAAAAACAGAAGATACAATTTACTCTTGAACGCTGCCGTTTGTTGTATAACCGGTTACTAGAGGAACGTATTCTTGCCTACAAACAAGAAGGGAAAACACCGAACTACTACGATCAAGCAAACACGTTCAACGAGCGTAAACAACACATTCCGGCATTAAAGCAAGTGCATTCGCAAGTGTTACAGGATGTTGCGAAACGATTGGATAAGGCGTATCAAGCATTTTTTAGACGAGTGAAGCAAGCCGAGACTCCAGGGTTCCCACGTTTCAAACCACAATCGAGGTACGATTCGTTTACCTATCCGCAAGGCGGGTACACAATCCATGGCAATAAAATAAAGCTATCCAAGATCGGTGAAGTGAAAATAAAACGACATCGAGAACTGCAAGGCAAGATGAAAACCTGTTCCATCCTTGTCAAAAACGGAAAATACTATGCTTGTTTTTCGTGTGAAATTGAAGCCAAACCTTTGCCTATAACAAACATGAAGGTGGGTATCGACTTAGGACTCAAACACCTTGCAATACCATCTGAAGGAGAACCGATAGAATCACCCAAATATCTTCGTCTAAGTGAACAACGATTGAAACATCTACAACGTGCCGTATCCAAAAAGAAAAAAGGTTCGAAACGTAGAAGCAAAGCTGTACATCAATTGGCGAAATTGCATGAGCATGTAGCCAATCAGCGAAAAGATCATGCGCACAAGGTTTCTCGTAAACTCGTAAACCAGTACCAATTGATTGCTTTTGAAGATTTAAACGTATTAGGGTTGGTTAAGAACCATCATCTTGCAAAAAGCATTGTTGATGCAGGATGGCAGCAACTCGTACAATTCGTGATGTACAAGGCTGAAAGTGCCGGTCGTCAAGTGGTGCAAGTGAATCCATACAACACATCTCAACAATGCTCCAACTGTGGTGAAATCGTCAAAAAAACACTATCCGAACGAACGCATCAATGTTCTTGCGGATACGTTGCAGATCGGGACGTAAATGCGGCGATTAACATACTAAACCTAGCTTTGAAAAACGTATCGTAA
- a CDS encoding NIPSNAP family protein has translation MIYELRIYTILPGRIDEIRKRFSDHTLGIFARLGMQVCDFWEDLEEHPKLYYTMKYESMEERTRQWETFSQDEEWNEVKQKSELDGKIVERVEQVFMKRADYFKG, from the coding sequence TACGATTCTTCCAGGAAGAATAGATGAGATTCGAAAGCGCTTTTCCGATCATACGCTTGGTATTTTCGCCAGACTGGGCATGCAAGTCTGTGATTTCTGGGAGGATTTAGAGGAACATCCCAAGCTGTATTACACGATGAAATACGAAAGCATGGAAGAGCGGACAAGACAGTGGGAAACTTTTTCGCAAGACGAGGAATGGAACGAAGTGAAACAAAAATCCGAGCTAGATGGAAAAATTGTCGAACGCGTCGAACAGGTTTTTATGAAAAGAGCGGATTATTTTAAAGGATAG
- the tnpA gene encoding IS200/IS605 family transposase, with product MTLSRKAESNHNIVFDCKYHVVFCPKYRKKVLKEPIDTRLKSLFLEKSKALNTEIVEMEIMPDHVHLLIKCDPQFGIHKVVKHLKGYTSRVLRLEFNHLKSRLPSLWTNSYFVATVGTVQLDVIKKYIESQKERGE from the coding sequence ATGACATTGAGTAGAAAAGCAGAAAGTAATCATAATATCGTTTTTGATTGTAAATATCATGTTGTTTTTTGTCCTAAGTATCGAAAAAAGGTACTCAAAGAACCAATTGATACAAGGCTAAAAAGTTTGTTTTTAGAGAAGTCTAAAGCGTTAAACACAGAAATCGTTGAAATGGAAATCATGCCCGATCATGTTCATTTGCTCATCAAATGCGATCCACAGTTTGGAATCCACAAAGTAGTGAAACATTTGAAAGGGTACACGTCAAGAGTGCTAAGACTAGAGTTTAACCATCTAAAAAGTAGACTCCCTTCCCTATGGACAAACTCGTATTTTGTTGCAACCGTAGGTACAGTTCAACTGGATGTAATCAAAAAATATATTGAAAGCCAAAAAGAACGAGGTGAATAG
- a CDS encoding DUF6054 family protein yields MSKISFNVSIAPLEALDFVKDNQNADLVHEEYNVVGQDKLIGTQIYEKYYFRSKNRAALIVIIDNLKGPTNVRAIATGSSEGLIFNFDWGAADNLVTSIEKILGEYIIE; encoded by the coding sequence ATGAGTAAAATTAGTTTTAATGTCAGTATCGCGCCATTGGAGGCTTTGGATTTTGTTAAAGATAACCAGAATGCCGATCTAGTACATGAAGAATATAATGTTGTTGGACAGGATAAACTTATTGGCACTCAGATATATGAAAAATATTACTTTAGATCGAAAAATCGTGCAGCGCTAATTGTTATTATCGATAATTTAAAAGGCCCAACAAACGTTAGAGCTATCGCTACAGGAAGCTCCGAAGGATTGATTTTCAATTTCGATTGGGGTGCTGCAGACAATTTAGTTACCTCAATAGAAAAGATTTTAGGTGAGTACATTATCGAGTGA
- a CDS encoding NUDIX hydrolase, with protein MSDYIRELRSLVGTRPLILVGAVVIIQNENQQILLQHRKDGDWGLPGGLMEPGESLEDTAMREAYEETGLRINHITMLDLFSGPDLYLKLKNGDELYSVTALYLCKDFSGQLMSDQTESHEARFFDVTDLPSLNPANNIYLKKFLNSDVFC; from the coding sequence ATGAGCGACTATATCCGTGAATTACGTTCATTAGTTGGGACAAGACCATTAATTCTAGTTGGTGCAGTAGTTATAATTCAAAATGAGAACCAACAAATTCTTTTACAACATCGCAAAGATGGTGATTGGGGATTACCTGGCGGTCTTATGGAACCAGGGGAGTCATTAGAGGATACAGCAATGAGGGAAGCATACGAGGAAACTGGCTTAAGAATAAACCATATAACAATGTTAGATCTATTTTCTGGTCCGGATCTCTATCTAAAATTAAAAAATGGAGATGAACTGTATTCGGTAACAGCATTATATCTTTGTAAGGATTTCTCGGGACAATTAATGAGCGATCAGACCGAATCACATGAGGCTCGTTTTTTTGACGTAACCGATCTTCCGAGTTTAAATCCTGCAAATAATATCTACCTGAAGAAGTTTTTAAATTCAGACGTATTCTGTTAA